The genomic DNA GGGATGACCAAGAATGATCACAAGGTTAGCGAGAACCTATTGACTGAGTCTTCAGTGCTGTGTCGGAGCGCGATGGCTTAAAGAGACCTGAAGCCGAGCATTAATTGACCCTTCATTTGCCAGCATCATCAATGTGCGACAAACTTAAGCATTTCATGTCGCAGAGCTGCGCATTCAACATCTTCATCCTTAGTCAAAATGTGTTATCTTGATAGCGAGTAATTAGATAGAGCAGGTCGAACGTTGGCAGTACTGTGCGATAAGAAATTTCGACGAACGTCAGTTATTGCTATTGAAGCGAGTTGTGTGAATGAGTGCTAATCAGCCCCGTACCATTCTAACAATTCGTGAAAGCTCAATACTTTCCGGCTGTTTTTGGCCAGCCGCATGAAACAAAACACTATCGCGAGACGAAATGGGAATCGATTCGTACGGCTCTGATAAGGAAATTAAGGGTGATGAGCCAAGCAAGGCAGCAAAGAACAGGAATAGCTTATTTCGCTTGCACTTTACGGCGATGGTTCTGCCACTCGCCAATTCTTTGAGCGAAAATGACTGCCCGTTTGCACGAAGGTATCTCAGGTCGCCTGAAAGAACGCGGCCACCGTAGAGCTCCAGCTTGTCGAAGGTCTCAAGGTGCGAAACGGCATGGGTTGCTGCATCAAAATCATGAGTAGGAATAGCACTGAAGAAGCCATCTGCGGCGATCTGGCCGGCTTCCCGTTCGAGGCATAGCTCCAGTACAGACATCATGAAACGCTCACCGAACCCCGACGCCTTCTGATGGCTTAAGAACTTTTCCAGCTCGTGATGCATAATTATTTCATCGCGGTTTGCTATCTCAAGTGGTATTCTGACATTTCTATTCCATAGTATCACTCGGCTTATTCGAGCTTTTGGAACACGAATACCCTTCGATTCCAAGAATGCACAAAGACTGTCAAGCTTCTTCTGATTTTTTTGCAGCGGATCTTCGTGAGAGATCTGTTGACCATTGCGCCGCTCTTGAACCCAAGAAGATCCGGACAGACGCACTGAGCCAGACCAAGCTTTGATTTCGATTGCACTAATCTGTTTGTGAGAGACAACTATCAGGTCAATTTCGTAGCGGTCTCGCCATGGCGAAGAAACATTGGACGGGACACGCTTCGAATGGAAGATACTCGCCGATTTCCAACTTAGGTGGTTCGAGACCATCGACCGGAGCGCGATTTCCGCGTCTCTGCCTGCGATGACATCACCTAGTTCGGGTTCTGCCTTAATCGAGACAATGTCACGCCAAACCTCTAATCTCGAAATATCCTTAACCCTTTGCGCCATTTGTAACTCTTTGCTTTATCTCAGATTATTTAGCAGCAGAGTATCTATAGTTCAAGCTTCTTGGAGGTGATCGAGCCAATTCGCCACAATCTACGCGGTAACTTAAGTGCGACCGACTGCAGAGCGCATTGCATTTTCACGGCCGCTGGGACTGAGCATAATCTTAAAAACCTTAGCCTAACGGCTTTAACTGACAACAGGTCTCAGTTTTTCGAAAGTGCGGATGATCGAACGAACACAGCTCAACAGCTACGATAAAACTTAAATACCAAGTATGTAAGCTGACACCCAAAGCTGTGTGCCGGCAAAAAAAAAATAAATGAGCGAGCCCCCCGCCCGAACACCCCGAAGGATGCCCGGACGGGGATGAGTTCGTGGTTAAGCCGCTAACCCTGACAGTGATGGTTCGGTCCCGAGAATGACACGAGGCTGCGGCAGCTTGACCACATTAGACTTCGGTCGTTCGCAGTAGCCCTGTTTTGCATAGAGGACGACTTCCTTCCGGGCGCGTGTGATTGCCGTGTACAGCATTCTTTTATGCTGCACTGGCGACAGCCATTCCGGTCGTTTGGCGACAGTGTCGGTGTCAATGTAAATTGTGTCCACGGATCGCCCTTGGGACCTGTGGACTGTCGCCAGCGCAGAGAGTTCGAATTCCTGCGGCAACTCGAGCCAGTCAAGAATGCGAAGGCATTGATTTCGGTTAAGCTTTCTATCGCGGAGACAGGACCGAACTTTCCTTGCCAACCGTTTGCTTTCCTTAGGATCTTCTAGGATGAAGGCAACTTCTCCCCTCTCGACGAAGGCCAACGAGAACCCGGTCAATTCGA from Loktanella sp. M215 includes the following:
- a CDS encoding nuclease-related domain-containing protein, translating into MAQRVKDISRLEVWRDIVSIKAEPELGDVIAGRDAEIALRSMVSNHLSWKSASIFHSKRVPSNVSSPWRDRYEIDLIVVSHKQISAIEIKAWSGSVRLSGSSWVQERRNGQQISHEDPLQKNQKKLDSLCAFLESKGIRVPKARISRVILWNRNVRIPLEIANRDEIIMHHELEKFLSHQKASGFGERFMMSVLELCLEREAGQIAADGFFSAIPTHDFDAATHAVSHLETFDKLELYGGRVLSGDLRYLRANGQSFSLKELASGRTIAVKCKRNKLFLFFAALLGSSPLISLSEPYESIPISSRDSVLFHAAGQKQPESIELSRIVRMVRG